Proteins from one Methanobrevibacter sp. V74 genomic window:
- a CDS encoding phage minor head protein — translation MISEERIKTNHLLLNELDYWDELDIKNNDDPHVNNHYREIMQLINQQLDNSIAWLDSQEAKDYFYGEMQYQKDIFELMESQWDRILNGKYDKIEDIINEVYDYGKIKGYQDIQSRIRYTEADKLALTHIRNYNFKLIRKLDNELRRSIKNQIFQGVIKGENPNNIASKLVKLGVERLPDSTLSPRQRAVMIAKTEVSRAQNTGILQSYVNEGYEEVKILTAEDDNVCYICLKNAYEFNDDEIIYSNHGKERVHNIQEMIKKKEYVPAHPNCRCTYLSVWKRDRVPPEKPYTTNLINEDTHNWSYNYKGKKYQLQGNTPMSRQDFLENYGFDINKLSPQEELFLKIFTKDSSPLNDYLRFGPDNLDECVERWKNINNNLILRELLSDELDFHVALTIAESIFNKYAKTLNEDVMLCRRERERFMGRNGKTTYKDKGFTSMSIYEYTKVDEYGDELNYILIPKGTKVLYVEGITVSPEDYETLFLPNIYLDKVEDLSSKKKVWKLP, via the coding sequence ATGATATCTGAAGAAAGAATCAAAACTAATCATTTATTACTAAATGAATTAGATTACTGGGATGAATTAGATATTAAAAATAATGATGACCCTCATGTTAATAATCATTATAGAGAAATAATGCAATTAATCAATCAACAATTAGATAACTCTATTGCGTGGTTGGATTCTCAAGAAGCAAAAGATTATTTTTATGGTGAAATGCAATACCAAAAAGATATTTTTGAACTAATGGAATCACAATGGGATAGAATTCTCAATGGAAAATATGATAAAATAGAAGATATTATCAATGAAGTTTATGATTATGGTAAAATTAAAGGATATCAGGATATTCAAAGTAGAATTCGTTATACTGAAGCAGATAAATTAGCATTGACTCATATTAGAAACTATAATTTTAAACTAATCAGGAAATTAGATAATGAATTAAGAAGATCTATTAAAAATCAGATATTCCAAGGTGTAATAAAAGGAGAAAATCCGAATAATATAGCTTCAAAATTAGTTAAATTAGGTGTTGAACGATTACCAGATAGTACATTATCTCCTCGACAAAGAGCAGTAATGATTGCAAAAACAGAAGTATCACGAGCACAAAACACAGGAATACTACAATCTTATGTAAATGAAGGATATGAAGAAGTTAAAATACTAACTGCTGAAGATGATAATGTATGTTACATCTGTTTAAAAAATGCATATGAATTCAATGATGATGAAATAATTTACAGTAACCATGGTAAAGAAAGAGTACATAATATTCAAGAAATGATTAAAAAGAAAGAATATGTTCCCGCACATCCTAATTGTCGCTGTACTTATCTTTCTGTGTGGAAAAGAGACAGAGTGCCTCCTGAAAAACCATACACAACCAACTTAATCAATGAAGACACACATAATTGGAGTTATAATTATAAAGGTAAAAAGTATCAATTACAAGGGAACACTCCAATGAGTAGACAGGACTTCCTTGAAAACTACGGATTTGATATTAATAAATTAAGCCCTCAAGAAGAACTATTTTTAAAAATATTCACTAAAGATAGCTCTCCGTTAAATGATTATTTAAGATTTGGACCAGATAATTTAGATGAATGTGTTGAAAGATGGAAAAACATAAACAATAATCTTATTCTGAGAGAATTATTGTCAGATGAATTAGATTTTCATGTTGCATTGACTATTGCTGAAAGTATTTTTAATAAATATGCTAAAACTCTTAATGAAGATGTAATGCTATGTCGTCGTGAAAGAGAAAGGTTCATGGGTCGAAATGGTAAAACAACATATAAAGATAAAGGTTTTACTTCAATGTCAATTTATGAATACACTAAAGTTGATGAATACGGAGATGAATTGAATTATATTTTAATCCCGAAAGGAACTAAAGTATTATATGTTGAGGGGATTACTGTTTCTCCTGAAGATTATGAAACATTATTTTTACCTAATATCTATTTAGACAAGGTTGAGGATTTGAGTAGTAAGAAAAAAGTTTGGAAATTACCATAA